The Pseudomonadota bacterium DNA window TAACCACTATTCACTGCAGTTAAGATACGAGTAACGGGGTTTTAAAATATGGCAAAAGAGTCCTGTCCCCGAACGGGAGAATGACAATGAGCTTGATAAAATGTCTTTAACTATTCACTATTCACTAACGACTATTCGCTGAAGTATTCCGAAATCCGCAATCCGAAATCAACAATCCGTACGGTTTAATCCTGCCGAAGGCGGGACAATGGGACGGGGGGGGAATAAATAATTCTGTAATAATATTTTCACTTGCAAATTAATTAAAATTGCATGAGAATCAAGAAAATGATGTTGTGGATCAATAATAAATGTGTCATTGCAAGACCCCTTCTGCTTTTCCAGGAGGAACGTCAAACAGTTTCCTGCTTTTCAGGATGTTCCCTTATTCCCCTTAAAGCAGAAAGAATCAAGTGAAGGAAATGATATGAGCAATGTATCCCAGTTCGGAAGGCCAGTATCAAAGGATAAGGCAGTGATCAGTGGCGAAGACCTGTTAATGAAGTGCTATAGTGATAGGAGATTAAACAATGTGATGCAAGAGATGGTTATGACTGTAGACAAGCTATTACGGGAAAATGGGTATGAGTTTAATAGTGCTGCTGATAGAGATTATACTTCTGATGAGGTACATAAATTTCTGTTGGGTTTTATAAGACCATATATACGTATCAAGGATGAGCCTCGATGAAACCTTGTGGCTATGTTAATAAAATACACCGTCAGACAGAACTGACGACATAGCAGGACAACAAACAGGAAGGGGAGGAAAGCAATGGGAGACAAGGGCAAGAAGGACAAAGAAAAGGGCCAGAAGCAAAACACCGACCTATGTCTGTGTAATGCCCTCCGTCAGCAAAATAATCCCGGCACTTTACAAGGTTCGCCGACCAGTTGCTTCCTGAAAGACGCAACGTGTTACCCTTTTCTATTAACTAATAATACAACTGGTAATTGTGGACAGAATACCATAAAAAACGATGGTCATTTAAACCTAATATTGCCAGACAATCACTGATTACTCAGATAATTTTCTCAATATATTTAATAAGTTTTGCTATTGTTTTTTTGATAGGCGAGAGTATAATATTAAAGAAACGGAAAAATACTATGTCCGTATATTAATTGTTAGCCACAGAAAATGGAAGCGATAAGTAAGGATCTTATTTCACTACTTCAGTTCCTCCTTCCGGGATTTATTTCCGCATGGGTGTTCTACGCCTTTACATCTTATCCCAAGCCTTCACAATTTGAACGAGTCGTCCAAGCCCTAATATTCACCGTCATTATTCAAGCCATAATCTTTCTTGTGAAAGCTTCTCTCGTATGGGTTGGTCGTTTCTATGCTCTCGGCGCTTGGAATGAAGCTTCACGCCTTATATGGTCAGTTGGCTGTGCAATCGCATTTGGTCTCGTTTTCTCCTATTTTGCCAACAACGACAAATTTCACGCGCTTGTTCGTAAATTGGGGATCACCAAAGAAACATCTTATGCCTCGGAATGGTTCGGCGCCTTCTTGAAGAACGTGACTTATGTCGTCCTCCACTTTGAAGACGAAAGGCGACTTTATGGCTGGCCTATTGAGTGGCCAAGCGAACCGGGGAATGGACATTTCCTGATTACAGAAGCGTCATGGCTGGATGAAGAGGGTAAGGAAATCCCAATCACCGGTGTGGAGAATGTGCTTGTAGATGCTAAGCAAGTGAAATGGGTCGAATTCATGAAAAAAACTTGGGAGGAAAAGCATGAGCAAGAAAAGTTCTAACCCGCCACCGCCAACCCCACCGCCAACCAGGATAAACGGAGGGCGGAATTACAATCCACCGCCACCCAGCGTTAAGCCTCCACCTCCTCCACCGCCACCGCCACCGTCAAAGAAAAGTGGCTAACGAGTAGGTGCACCTGACGCGGAAGATATCAGGCTGAATTCGTTAAGGTTTTGTGGTATCCCACGCTCCGTCCGCCGCGCAGGTGACCGTGGTGTTCGGTGTATAAAGGTATAGGAGCATATGGACACCCAAGACGTAATTCATTGGTTACAAGAAGGCGAAGAATGGGCCGCGGCCGATCTTCTCGCCCAATGTGACTTCAACTACTACTACATTGATTCTGGATTCGCCATTAGCGGCGGTCCCGATATTGATATTGTTGGCCTCGACATTCAGGCTCCAAGACGTATCCTCGATAGGCTTTCTGAAGAACTACATGAACACTCTGATCTTGTGGAAAAGGCCGTTAGGACAGTCGCCGAGGCGCAGCATTGCTACATCCGAGACATAATTTGGGTAGCGAAGGTTGGCACCATTCCTTCTCCATCAGATTCTGAAATCGAGTATACCCTCCAAAACCTTGATTCTGAACACATACGTTCTGCCTGGAACAAAGCCCTTTCCCGTAGAGCCACTGACCCTGACGGTGCCATCACGTCAGCAAAAACCTTGGTGGAGGCCGTCTGCAAGCACATTCTGAATGCTCTGTCGGTGCAATACCCTCCTAACCAGGATATCATTTCGCTTTACCACTTGGTTGCTGAACGCTTGAATATCTCGCCAAGCCAGCACATCGATAAGAACCTTAAGCGAATACTGGGCAGCTGTCAGGCTGTTGTTACCGGCATTGCATTTCTGCGGAATCATTTGGGTGACGCACATTCAAAGGAACCTGGTGGGGCTGTACCGACCAGGGCCGAGGCTGAACTGGCCGTCAACCTGGCGGGGGCCATGGCAACTTTTCTGGTTAAAACATGGGAAGACCACAAAGGCACCGAACGAGGCGTTGGAGCCGATCGCTAACGCTCCGGCTCAACTTTTTGTTATAGGTTACAAAAGAACGACATAAAGACATGGACAATACAGTAAATAGCCAGACCCAAAAAACCACCCAAAAGAATCTCCCCTATATCACTTTTGGTAAGGTTGAAATATCCGCCGTTGTTCTCATCATTCTCGCTGCTATCCTGGCTTACTATTTCGGTAGACGCAAATACAGGGGAGAACGGCATGAAGATGTCTACAATGCTTTTCACGATACTTTTATCCCTGCAATTAAGATTTTGACTAAAGAAACTGGTACTTTCAAACAGGAAGACTTCATAAATTTCAAAAACACGTTCGATAGCCAAAATACTATTATGCTCAAGATGCAAGATAGGTTGAAAGGCAATAGACTTCGAAGATTCAACGAAAAATGGCAGGAATACAAAGATTGTCAAAAATATTGTGAAACCTATGAGTTTACAGTTATGGCTATAGGCATTGAATCTAATCGTCAGAGGCTTCTTGAACTTATTTATGAGATTCTTAAGATTTCTAAACATTAATAAATCCTATAACAAGTCATTTGAGCCAATCGCTAACGCTCTGGCTCAATTCTTTGTTAGAATCAGAAAAGGAGGATAAAATTGTGAATCTTTCGGAGCTTAATGATCTTTGGAACACTCAACGTCAACAATATAAAATATGGTTTGACAATCTCAACAAACAAGCTGCTACTCTTCGAAATGAGGTTTGGGAAATTCTTCAACCGACATTAAAAGAATGGACAAGTCCAGAAAATGGTCCTAAGCGTTCATATGTCGAGCTACATGACATAAGCGAGAAACCACAGCCAGTATCTGGTCTGGGACTTACATCAAAATCGCTCACAGATATGGGAGAATTGATATTTGGCATTGCAATTACATTTGAACCAGCACCCAATGCATTTCCTAAAACTACTCATTATATGCCTGTCGCAGTTAGGTTTATAAATAAAGCTCCCCAGTTTTCTTTTTTTGATAAAACGTCAGGAAGGCCAGATTCCAAATGGGAACAAGATATTAAAATATTTGCAAATACATTAGTTGATGAAATGATAAAACATTTGTCGTTTAACCCTCTTGACGGACCGCGTACAAGTTCAAGGATCGGTTTTCTTTAAGTAACCTAACCATCGGCTGGAGCCGATCGCTAACGCTCCGGCTCAACTTGTCGTTATGTAAAAGAATATTAAGAATGAAGATTGGCGATATAATATCGTTACCATAGCATCCCCCATATTCTTTTACATTGCTTTTATGTTTGCTTTCCCGGCATTTATTGGGCTAAAAAAAATATGGTCGACCCCTAATCCGTTATGGGGTCGGCTGATTGTGATTCTGCAGGCGTTAATGTGGTTCACTGCCAGTTTTTTGTTCTTGACTGGAGTTATTTTCGAGTTTGGCCTCGAAGGCTTTATTGGCATGGCAATTGGTGGAATTATTCTTTATTTTTGGATAAAAAGGAAGTGAGGCTTTTTATTACAGAAACAACTCTTTCCACATAACGAGACCATGCAGCCAACTCGCTACATTCGTGGCCGATAGGAAGATCAACAGACAATGGGTAATTCATAAAGATTGCAAGAGTAAGTTCTTATATGGTTTTATAAAACTACATTATATCTAATACCAATTCGCCGTCATTCAGTAAAGTAAAACGGGAGTGCCTTCCCTGAGCATGACTCACGGAACGACCGGGGTCGGGAGAGTGCGGAAGTGCGAGGGTATGTGTGCTCCCGCTATCAGGCAATTCGGTTAGCAATTGATGGCAAGTTGGTATGACACCAATCTTAGAGCAAGCCAAAATATGATGTTATTTTGAATACTTTTGTTGTAAACTTTATAAATGGAATTTGAATGGGATGAAGTCAAAGCAGGAGAAAACCTTAAGAAACATAAAGTGGGCTTTGACGAAGGCAAAACGATCTTCAATGACCCTTTTCTGCTTACCTTTCCAGACATTGACAGTTCTGAGACGGAGGAGCGTTATGTCAACATCGGTCTGTCCTTTAGTGATCGGGTTTTGGTTTTGATTCATACGGAAAGACATGGTAAAATACGTATAATTAGTTGCCGTAAAGCAAAGGCACGCGAAAGGAGACATTATGAAGAAGGCTGAGACCGGAGAGCCAACAACGATAGAAGACATGAGACCGGAATACGATTTTTCCACCATGAAAGGAGCAGAACGGGGCAAGTACTATGAGGCATATCGCGAGGGACATACTGTCGTAATTCACAAAGAAGATGGTACCGATTCGGTTCAGCACTTCAAGCTCAAAGACGGAGCGATTATGCTGGAACCGGATGTAAGAAAGTACTTCCCCACTTCGGATGCGGTCAATAAGGCTCTAAGGTTATTGATCGAAATCATTCCGGCAAAGAGGCGTGCGGCCGGTCATCAAAAATGACATTATTGTATAATAGGATGCAGCCAATCATTAATAATAAATAATTGGGGTCGGACCGCTATCAGGCAATTTGGTTAGCAATTGATGGCGAGATTATTGAGCTCTGGCTATAGTGCGATTTTGAAGAGTTCGAGCAGGCCAAAGGGCATGATACCCATATAGAGGATAACGAACATGAGGAGATAGCAGAGCATCTTTTCAGACAGGGAAAGGTTAATCGGCACTGTTGTTGCGGCCTCTTTTGAGTAACCCATGCGGACAAGGTTGAGGTAATAGAATATTGATATGACAGTATTTACCGCACCTATAATGACGATAGTAAGGTGGCCAGACCTGAAGGCGCTGGTCAAAAGAAAAAACTTACCGGTAAAACCACCTGTGGGCGGGATACCTGCAAGGGAAAATGCAGCAACAGCCAATAGAAGCGCAAGAAGAGGCGACCTCCTTGAAAGCCCTGCAAGGTCGTTAACGGTAACATTCTCGCCTTTTTGCGAGAGCAGTATAAGCACATAAAAGCATGCAAGATTCATGAACACGTATATCGTGATGTAGAACATTGCAGATGCACTTCCTTCCTTGCTCAGCGACAATATACCCAGCATGAGGTAACCTGCATGGGCGATCCCCGAATAGGCAAGAAGCCTCTTTATATCCTTCTGAACAAGACCGACAAGATTTCCTAAGGTCATGGAGAAGGCGGCGAGGACCATCAATATATTGACGAATTGAACCGGCCCCGGCGATGCAAGCATTGTAATCCTTATCAACAGGGCTGTGGCTGCAACCTTCGGGATAGTGGCAATGAACGTTGTCGTGCTGTTCGATGCGCCCTCATATATATCAGGAGCCCAAAAGTGAAACGGAAAAAGGGAGAGTTTAAAAAAGAATCCTGTGAGGGTCAGAATCAGCGCCAAAATCCCTATCGGTTTGGTCATAAACTGCGGAAAGACGGCAACAATATCAGAAAGGAATGTTGAATGGGTCATCCCGTAGATGTAACTCATCCCGAAGATCATAATGCCGGTAGAAATGGCGCCAAAAAAGAGGTACTTCATGGATGCCTCTATCTGAATCCTCGTCTGTCCCTTCCTCAATGGCACGATTACATATAAGCTGTAAGAGGAGATTTCAAGAGATATGACAATAGAAATAAGCTCCACGGAGCTTGTAAGCATCATAAGCCCAAGTGTCGAAAAACCGAAGAACATATAGTACTCCGGCAAGTACGCTTCTTCTATCTCCGTATTCTTGCCGAGCATCAACACCACCAGACAGAGTCCCAAGCCTATGATAATCTTGAATATCTGCGAAAAAAGGTCAATCCTGTATGCGCCCGAAAAAAGTTCCCCGTTGTTTGTAATGCTTAGAACCGTCACAATAAGTACGAGAAAAGGCAATAGCTTTGCAAACGGAACAATGCCGCTTTTCTTTTTACTTACGGAAAAGAAAAGGCAGATAACAGAAAAGAAAAAGATGCTCAATTCAGGCAGTAACAACATCATCCTTGCTCCTTAATGCAAAATTGCTTGAAGCTGGTTAAAAAGGTGCGTCAACGTCTTTTCCATAACGTACACGTAAGGCCGCGGGAAAAGACCAACCCATAAAACAAAGAGCATAAGGGGAAGCAGGTATACAACCTCTCTCGCATTCATGTCTTTGATAAAACCCTGATCTTCCCTGCCCCATATAATCTGTTTCAGTAATCTCAGCATGTAAGCTGCTGCAAGCACCGCCCCCACAACGGCAAGAAACCCTGCCAGCTTCGATTGCACAAATGTTCCGATAAGGACATAGATTTCCCCGACAAAATTATTCGTGCCGGGAAAGGCAAACGCGGATATGGAAAAGAATCCGAAAAACCCTACATAAATCGGCATTATTTTGCCAAGCCCTGCATTATCCATAATTTCACGGCTGTGTGTCCTCTCGTAGATTATGCCGACACAGAGAAAGAGCGCCCCCGTTGTGATGCCATGGTTGAGCATCTGGAGGAGTGCGCCTTCAAAACCAAATAACGTAAAAGAGAATATACCAAGGGTCACAAAACCCATGTGGGCAACGCTCGAATAGGCAATAAGCTTCTTCATATCGGTCTGACTCAGGCATACAAAGCCGCCATAAATGATCCCGATTATGGAAAGCGCTACCATATACGGTGCAAAATAGAGACTCGCCTTGGGTACAATGGGAAGACAAAACCTCATAAAACCGTATGCACCCATCTTTAAGAGCACGCTTGCAAGGAAAACGCTTCCTGCTGTCGGAGCCTCAGTGTGTGCAGCCGGCAACCATGTGTGAAAGGGAAACATGGGTACCTTAATGGCAAAGGCAATGGCAAAGGCAAGGAACACCCAGACCTGGAAGGAAAAGCTGTAATCCCTGAACATTGCCTCAGGTATATTAAAGGTTCCGTTTGCAAGATAAATCGCAATAATGGCAACCAGAAGGAAAACGCTCCCGAAAAGTGTGTATATGAAGAACTTAATAGAGGCATAATCCTTTTTCGGCCCTCCCCAGACCGCAATAAGCAGGTACATGGGGATAAGCATGGCCTCCCAGAAGATATAGAAGAGGATAAAATCGAGGGAGCAGAATACCCCGATCATTGCCGTCTCCATAACGAGTATACAGAACATGAACTCTTTTACCCGGTCTTTGATAGCTGTCCAGGAACAGAGCACACAAATGGGCGTGAAGAGAGTGGTTAAAAGTATCAGAAAGATGGTGATGCCATCTACTCCGAGGATATAATTAATATTATAGATGGGTATCCAGGATATGAATTCTCCGAACTGAAAGAGGTGTGTTTCAGGGTTGAAGTTGGCGTAAAGGAAAATCGACACGAGAAAAGTAACGATGCCTGAAGCAAACGCAGTAATTTTAATTACTTTTTCATTATTCATGAGGAGGACCAGGATCGCACCGATTAAGGGGAGAAAGATGGTCGCTGAAAGAATAGGAAAATTAAGTTGATTCATCAAAAGATATTGTTCCATAACCATACTAAACCTTTCACATACCTCGTATTAGTAGCCACACAATCAGGACGATGAACAATACGGCAAATCCCATGTACGCCTGTATCTTCCCTGTCTGCAATTTTTTTACGACCCCGCCGAACCCCCTGACGCCAAGGGCGCTTCCGTCAACCACGCCGTCGATTACCTTTCTGTCAAAACCGTAGGATATGTCCGCATTTTTGAAAAGCGCCCGCAGTCCGCATGTCCTGTATAGCTCACCCCAGAATGTATCCACCGGACTTATCGCCTTATTGTCGACCCACATGAAAATTGTCCCGCCTTTACGGTAAAACCAGTCTACATCAAGGTTCATCTTATCCTCAGGCGCCAGCTTCTTTACAAGTAGAAAGAAGACAAGGCCGGTAAAGGAGAGTATCTGGAGCATCTCGGAAAGATGGGGCATAGTATAGGGATGATACTCAACACTGAACGGCAGCAGGTCGTAAAGCGCCTTGGGATATACGCCTATAATAAAGCATAGGGCGGACGTGAGGCCCATAGCCCAGAGCATGTTTTTCGGAGGTTCGGCTGCTTTTATCGGCGCTTCTTCTTTGCCGAAGAATGCAAAATATGTGACCTTCAGACCCACAGACAGGAATGTACCTATGCCGGCAAGGTTCATAAGCAGCACCAAGATAATCCTGCCCTGTTCATGCGCCGAGGCAACGATCATCGATTTGCTCACAAAACCGGAAAACAGCGGGAAGCCGGAGATGGAAATAGCGCCCACAATGTAGAAGATCATCGTGAGCGGCATATATTTATAAAGACCGCCAAGTTTCGACAGTTTAGCTGTGCCCGTCATATAGAGCACGGCGCCTGCGCCCATAAACAGGAGAGCCTTGTACAGGATATGCGCAAAGGCGTGCGCGCATGCCCCGTTTAGGGCAAGTTCCGTGCCTATGCCTACCCCTGCTACCATGTAGCCCACCTGACTGACGATATGGTACGCGAGCACCCTTCTCATATCGTTCTCAATGACAGCGTAAAAGACGCCATAGACTGTCATGGCAGTGCCGAGTATCGCAAGGACCTCGAAACCGGGGAAACCCCTCGCGAGCACATATACCGCAGTCTTTGTGGTAAAGGCGCACATGAACACCGCGCCTTCAACGGTTGCCTCAGGATATGCGTCGGGCAGCCAGGCATGCAGCGGTATTACTGCAGCATTGAGCGAAAAGCCCGCCAGTATCAGGTATTCTTCAAGACCGGCACCGCCCTGCGATACCCTGTCAAACAAGAGATTGCCTGTCTTGAAATAGTAGAGCATCATGCCAGTGAAAAACAAAAGGCCGCCGAACACGTGGACGAGCAGGTAGCGGTAGCCTGCATCTGTGGATTTTTGCTTTTTGCGGTACCAGATAAGGAATACGGAGGAAAAGGCCATTATCTCCCAGAAGATGAATAAGGTCAGGTAATCCCCTGCGAAGATCGCACCGAGGGAGCTGCCCACATAAAAACTGCCTGCAATGTGGTGACCATCTTCTTTGACATGGAGTGCATAAAGGGCGCCCAGAAATGCCATAATCACAAAAACCCAGGCAAAGACAAGGGACAGCTTATCCACCCTGCCGAAGATCAGCGTTGTGTTTAAAAACCGGAAGCTGCCATAAACACCCTCCTGCATCAGGGCAACGTCAATGATCGAGAGGACAGGGATGAGCAGGATAAAGAAGCGCTTTGCCTTTTCGTGCTTGATAAAAGGCAGGAGCAGGCTCCCTATAAAATAAAAGACAGCAGGATGCAGCCACCTATCCATAGAAATCCTCGTCTTTTGAGAGGAATGCATGGGCTATGCCCTTTGCAACCTTGATGAGCAAAAAGCAACCGATGATGCCGAATATCGTCCAGAACGCCGGTATATTATCCACAAAATAATGGCCGTGTTTCCCAAGATGGATAAGGACGTCGAATACCACAAGGACAATGAGGTAGACAATCAACGCTTTCTTAAGCGTGCCTATGTTTTTTCGCAAAAGCTCAATATATTTCAATACATTCATACTAAACACTCCATAACGATGTGGTTATGAATTAAACTCAAAACTTGAATCTCAAAACTCGAAACTGTTTTCATGGCAGCATCCTCCCCACAAGACCGACAAAAAAGTCGGGGAATAACCCCAGCGCAACAGATATGCTTGCAGCAATAACTATAGGGACAACCATCGTAGCCGGCGCTTCCTTGATATCGCTTCTGCTCCACCCGGATTTTCTCCCCTGAAAAAATGCCTTGATGGTAATGGGTGCAAAATATCCGGCATTCAGTATTGTACTCACCATAAGAATAATCACGATAGGGATGTTATGAATCTCCATTGCGCCATTGAGGAGATACCACTTCGATACAAACCCGGCCACAGGGGGAACCCCGATCATGCTCAGGGATGCTATGGCAAATGCGCCCATGGTAAAGGGCATGGCATATCCTATGCCTTCCATGTCGCTTATCTTCTTTTTGTGGGTAGCCACATATATGGCGCCGGCGCAGAAAAAGAGTGTTATTTTGCTGAAACCGTGATTGGCGATGTGAATAATGCCACCCGTGATGCCTGATACATCGAGGAGGGCAACGCCGAGTATAACATACGAAAGCTGGCTTACCGTTGAATATGCAAGTCGCGCTTTCAGATCGTCCTTTGTAAGGGCAATTACAGAGGCAGTAAGGATGGTAAAGGAGACAAGATAAGCGGTATACAAACCAAGGTTCGAATCCTGGAGTAACTCCACACCAAAAACGGAAAGCATAACCCTGCATATACAGAATACGCCTGCCTTTACGACGGCAACGGCATGGAGCAAGGCGCTGACGGGTGTCGGGGCCACCATGGCCGAAGGGAGCCAGTTATGGAGCGGCATTATTGCCGCCTTGGCAAAACCAAAGATAAAGAGCCCGTATGTAACTGCAACCCAGATGCGATCCGTTTCTTTTCTGAAAATACCCGAAACGATGTCATCTGAAAAGTCGAGTGTTCCCGTAAGAACATACGTGAGGATTACAGCAGGCAAAAGCAATCCCTTCGATGTGCCCATCAGGTAGATGATGTATTTCTTGGCGCCTGCATAGCCTTCCTCGTCCTGATGGTGTGCAACCAGAGGATAGGTGAATATTGTAATGATTTCGTAGAACATATAGAGCGAAAACAGGCTTCCGGAAAACGAAACCCCCTGTGCGCCAAGTATTGCAATGGCAAAACAGGTATAATACCTTGTTTGCGCATGCTCATCCAGAGCCCGCATATAGCCGATATTGTAAAAAGTGGCGAATATCCATAAGAATGAGGATATGATGCCAAAAACAAGGGAGAGTCCATCCACCC harbors:
- a CDS encoding NADH-quinone oxidoreductase subunit N, whose translation is MMLLLPELSIFFFSVICLFFSVSKKKSGIVPFAKLLPFLVLIVTVLSITNNGELFSGAYRIDLFSQIFKIIIGLGLCLVVLMLGKNTEIEEAYLPEYYMFFGFSTLGLMMLTSSVELISIVISLEISSYSLYVIVPLRKGQTRIQIEASMKYLFFGAISTGIMIFGMSYIYGMTHSTFLSDIVAVFPQFMTKPIGILALILTLTGFFFKLSLFPFHFWAPDIYEGASNSTTTFIATIPKVAATALLIRITMLASPGPVQFVNILMVLAAFSMTLGNLVGLVQKDIKRLLAYSGIAHAGYLMLGILSLSKEGSASAMFYITIYVFMNLACFYVLILLSQKGENVTVNDLAGLSRRSPLLALLLAVAAFSLAGIPPTGGFTGKFFLLTSAFRSGHLTIVIIGAVNTVISIFYYLNLVRMGYSKEAATTVPINLSLSEKMLCYLLMFVILYMGIMPFGLLELFKIAL
- a CDS encoding NADH-quinone oxidoreductase subunit M → MEQYLLMNQLNFPILSATIFLPLIGAILVLLMNNEKVIKITAFASGIVTFLVSIFLYANFNPETHLFQFGEFISWIPIYNINYILGVDGITIFLILLTTLFTPICVLCSWTAIKDRVKEFMFCILVMETAMIGVFCSLDFILFYIFWEAMLIPMYLLIAVWGGPKKDYASIKFFIYTLFGSVFLLVAIIAIYLANGTFNIPEAMFRDYSFSFQVWVFLAFAIAFAIKVPMFPFHTWLPAAHTEAPTAGSVFLASVLLKMGAYGFMRFCLPIVPKASLYFAPYMVALSIIGIIYGGFVCLSQTDMKKLIAYSSVAHMGFVTLGIFSFTLFGFEGALLQMLNHGITTGALFLCVGIIYERTHSREIMDNAGLGKIMPIYVGFFGFFSISAFAFPGTNNFVGEIYVLIGTFVQSKLAGFLAVVGAVLAAAYMLRLLKQIIWGREDQGFIKDMNAREVVYLLPLMLFVLWVGLFPRPYVYVMEKTLTHLFNQLQAILH
- a CDS encoding DUF6338 family protein; protein product: MEAISKDLISLLQFLLPGFISAWVFYAFTSYPKPSQFERVVQALIFTVIIQAIIFLVKASLVWVGRFYALGAWNEASRLIWSVGCAIAFGLVFSYFANNDKFHALVRKLGITKETSYASEWFGAFLKNVTYVVLHFEDERRLYGWPIEWPSEPGNGHFLITEASWLDEEGKEIPITGVENVLVDAKQVKWVEFMKKTWEEKHEQEKF
- a CDS encoding BrnT family toxin, giving the protein MEFEWDEVKAGENLKKHKVGFDEGKTIFNDPFLLTFPDIDSSETEERYVNIGLSFSDRVLVLIHTERHGKIRIISCRKAKARERRHYEEG
- a CDS encoding monovalent cation/H+ antiporter subunit D family protein, which encodes MIIESARPLIPILIVLITTILIFLSRKRPNVREFWSVAGSVLTFISVASMVPDIWCGQKIVYTLSTIAPGISLNFRVDGLSLVFGIISSFLWIFATFYNIGYMRALDEHAQTRYYTCFAIAILGAQGVSFSGSLFSLYMFYEIITIFTYPLVAHHQDEEGYAGAKKYIIYLMGTSKGLLLPAVILTYVLTGTLDFSDDIVSGIFRKETDRIWVAVTYGLFIFGFAKAAIMPLHNWLPSAMVAPTPVSALLHAVAVVKAGVFCICRVMLSVFGVELLQDSNLGLYTAYLVSFTILTASVIALTKDDLKARLAYSTVSQLSYVILGVALLDVSGITGGIIHIANHGFSKITLFFCAGAIYVATHKKKISDMEGIGYAMPFTMGAFAIASLSMIGVPPVAGFVSKWYLLNGAMEIHNIPIVIILMVSTILNAGYFAPITIKAFFQGRKSGWSRSDIKEAPATMVVPIVIAASISVALGLFPDFFVGLVGRMLP
- a CDS encoding abortive infection family protein; the encoded protein is MDTQDVIHWLQEGEEWAAADLLAQCDFNYYYIDSGFAISGGPDIDIVGLDIQAPRRILDRLSEELHEHSDLVEKAVRTVAEAQHCYIRDIIWVAKVGTIPSPSDSEIEYTLQNLDSEHIRSAWNKALSRRATDPDGAITSAKTLVEAVCKHILNALSVQYPPNQDIISLYHLVAERLNISPSQHIDKNLKRILGSCQAVVTGIAFLRNHLGDAHSKEPGGAVPTRAEAELAVNLAGAMATFLVKTWEDHKGTERGVGADR
- a CDS encoding Na(+)/H(+) antiporter subunit D, with amino-acid sequence MDRWLHPAVFYFIGSLLLPFIKHEKAKRFFILLIPVLSIIDVALMQEGVYGSFRFLNTTLIFGRVDKLSLVFAWVFVIMAFLGALYALHVKEDGHHIAGSFYVGSSLGAIFAGDYLTLFIFWEIMAFSSVFLIWYRKKQKSTDAGYRYLLVHVFGGLLFFTGMMLYYFKTGNLLFDRVSQGGAGLEEYLILAGFSLNAAVIPLHAWLPDAYPEATVEGAVFMCAFTTKTAVYVLARGFPGFEVLAILGTAMTVYGVFYAVIENDMRRVLAYHIVSQVGYMVAGVGIGTELALNGACAHAFAHILYKALLFMGAGAVLYMTGTAKLSKLGGLYKYMPLTMIFYIVGAISISGFPLFSGFVSKSMIVASAHEQGRIILVLLMNLAGIGTFLSVGLKVTYFAFFGKEEAPIKAAEPPKNMLWAMGLTSALCFIIGVYPKALYDLLPFSVEYHPYTMPHLSEMLQILSFTGLVFFLLVKKLAPEDKMNLDVDWFYRKGGTIFMWVDNKAISPVDTFWGELYRTCGLRALFKNADISYGFDRKVIDGVVDGSALGVRGFGGVVKKLQTGKIQAYMGFAVLFIVLIVWLLIRGM